Below is a window of Bacteroidota bacterium DNA.
CGAGGCTGATAGCTTTGTCGAAATCGGCCAATGCCTGCTGAGCCTTGCCAAGATTGGTTTTCAACATTCCGCGCGTGCAATATCCAATGGCAAATTTATCGTATATTTTCAGCGATTCTTCAATGGCTTCAATGGCTCCCGTGGTATCGCCCATTTCGTATTTCACGATTGAAATATTATTGTAAGCCCCGTAATAATCGGGTTTCAGTTTTATAGCTTTTTCATAATCGGCCAGCGACTCTTTGTACTGTCCTTTTTCCATGGAAATAACGCCACGGTTGTAATAAGGCAATTCCCAGTCGGGATTACGCTCAATACCCTTGTTGATGTAGGGCAAGGCTTCATCAGAACGGCCTGCCCAGTACAATGAAAGCCCCATATTAACCAATGCCCGTGGCTTTTCGGGCGATTTTTTCAAAACGTCGGTATAAAGGGTAACTTCATCTTTCCATATTTTATTCCGCTCAACGGTAAGGTATGAGTTAATGATAATGATGAGGAAGAGAACAGCCATTCCGGCTTTCTGATAGGCTTTCGGCAGATAAAAAATAATTGCTGTCAGGAAAATGAAAAAGCCGATGCCCGGTAAATAGGTTCGGTGTTCAAAGATTACATTGGGAATAGGGATGATGCTGGATTCAATTGCAGAAGTAATGAAAAACCAGAAGATACCGAATGAAAGCAGCCGGTATTTGCGGAAAAGGAGGATTCCGGTAACAATGATTGCCAGAAGTATCAGGAAACTGGTTAATGTTTTTACTTCAAAAAAACTCGCGGAAATAGAATAATCATAATCAAGATTTTGTCCCACCGGAACCAACATGAGGCTGATGTATGTGATGAGAACTCGAAACTGGGTAAGCAGGTATGTGAATGCTGTAAGACTATACAGATTGCCCTGCTCTCGGGGAAGATCTTTAAATATCCAGAATCCGAAATTCAGAAAGAACAGTACGGCTGCAACAATGCCCATGCCTGCAACTGCCCACAGCCGCCAGTCTTTAATGTTGATTCTGAATTTTTCCGTTTTGAAAAAAGTGAATTCGTACAACAGTATGATGAAGGGTAGCGTAAACGTGATTTCTTTGGTCATCATGCCGATAATAGCCGACAGTGCCGAGCCGCAGAACATCAGCACCCTGTTTCGTTTTTCCCCGGTGTACAGACGTCCTTTAATATAAAGAAACAGGGAAAGCAGATAATACAGGGTTGCAAGTGATGCCAGTCGTTGAACAATGTAGGTTACCGCCTGTGTAGCCATCGGGTGGGAAACAAAGAGCAGTGCCGCCAGCAGTGCAACATATTTATCCGTGCCGCTTCCGGCTGATTTCTGAAGCACTGGCGTTTTAAATGTAATCATTACAAGCGCAAAGACAAGCAGGGCATTTATGAGATGAATGATAAGATTAACCAGGTGATATCCCCACACATCAAGTCTGTTGAAATAGTAGTTGAGAGCAAAAGTGAGAGTGCCGAGCGGTCGGCTGGGGCTGTAGTTCCACCATGCATGAATATTGCTCAGGTCTTTGATTTCCGTATTATCCCTGATGTTCGCGAAATCGTCAAAATGAAAACTGCAATGGAAGGAGTTTGAATACACTATGATTCCGAGCAGTATGATTATAATTGCCGAAAAAGGCAAAAACGCACGACCGGTTTTTATTCCGGGTGTTGCGGTGTTTTTTCTCGATTTCGGTTTTGGGATATTCTTTTTCGTTTTTTGCATGTACCTTGATTTATTTTGTTTGCCTGTTATAATCACTTTCCGCAGAACTGCTGCAGAAAATCTTTGGCTTCCTGTTTGCCTAGTGAATCGGCCACTTTCATATCGGCACAACCACCATTTTTATCACCTCTGAAATACTTCATTTTCCCGCGGTTGAGCCAGGCGTCGCCAAAGTCTTTGCGTGCCTGTATTGCAGCGTTCAGGTCGTTGTAGGCGCCCAGTGTATCTTTGTTCATGATGCGTATCAACGCACGGTTATTATAAGCTTTGAAGTTGGTGGTATCTGTTTCGATGGCGCGGTTAAAGCACTTCAGTGCCTGAACGTAATCCTGCAATCCTAAATATGAAACGCCCAAATCGTACTGCGGCTCAGCCCAGTCAGGATTATACTTGATGCTTTCGTTATACCACTTTATTGATTCCGGTATATTTCCTTTGTAATAATAACATAATCCAAGGTTATGAAGCGGTCGCGATTTGTGTGGCGATTTCTTTACAACATCCGTCCAAAGCGACATTTCGGTCTTCCACACCTTGTTTCGTTCAAACGTAAGAAAACTGTTGACAACAATAATTATAAGAAGAAAAGCCGTTCCATAGACAATATTTTTTCGGGATAAATAGAAAACAATAACCGGCAAGAATATGAAAAAACCAATGCCAGTAAGGTAGGTGCGGTGTTCGAATATAACATTGGGAATTGGGATAAAACTTGATTCTATGATAGAGGTAATGAAAAACCAGAAAATACCGAATGATAGCAGCCTGAATTTTCGGTACAATAAAATTCCGGCAATTACGATTCCCAAAAGCATCAGAAAACTAAACAGCGTTTTGAGTTCAAAAAAACCGGTTGATATTGCATAGTCATAATCAAGATTCTGGTTCAGCGGCAGCAGCAATAGTCTCAGATACGTGGTAAGAACGCGGAATTGTGTAAGCAAATAGGTATATGCCGTAATGGTGTAGGTGTGGCCTTGCTCGGGCTTAATATCATTAAAAATAGTGAGGTTGAAATTTTTAAG
It encodes the following:
- a CDS encoding tetratricopeptide repeat protein — translated: MKNNAHSKLRKSPAQVRKRPENPFMTGKTLLFFAIVTIVIVGSIIYSNSFNCGFQFDDYANIRDNPAIKNLSNVSAWWNYVPSRPLGTMTFALNYHFNKLDVWGYHFVNLIIHLINSILILLLVISTINTPRIKSTPVFKHRNLIALFAALLFLTHPLQTQAVTYIVQRLASLATMFYILSLLFYVNGRESQTRKKSIVFFVLSALAALLGMMTKENTFTLPVIILLYEFTFIRTNRFSISFRDWKIWAFAGIILIGILLFLKNFNLTIFNDIKPEQGHTYTITAYTYLLTQFRVLTTYLRLLLLPLNQNLDYDYAISTGFFELKTLFSFLMLLGIVIAGILLYRKFRLLSFGIFWFFITSIIESSFIPIPNVIFEHRTYLTGIGFFIFLPVIVFYLSRKNIVYGTAFLLIIIVVNSFLTFERNKVWKTEMSLWTDVVKKSPHKSRPLHNLGLCYYYKGNIPESIKWYNESIKYNPDWAEPQYDLGVSYLGLQDYVQALKCFNRAIETDTTNFKAYNNRALIRIMNKDTLGAYNDLNAAIQARKDFGDAWLNRGKMKYFRGDKNGGCADMKVADSLGKQEAKDFLQQFCGK
- a CDS encoding tetratricopeptide repeat protein encodes the protein MQKTKKNIPKPKSRKNTATPGIKTGRAFLPFSAIIIILLGIIVYSNSFHCSFHFDDFANIRDNTEIKDLSNIHAWWNYSPSRPLGTLTFALNYYFNRLDVWGYHLVNLIIHLINALLVFALVMITFKTPVLQKSAGSGTDKYVALLAALLFVSHPMATQAVTYIVQRLASLATLYYLLSLFLYIKGRLYTGEKRNRVLMFCGSALSAIIGMMTKEITFTLPFIILLYEFTFFKTEKFRINIKDWRLWAVAGMGIVAAVLFFLNFGFWIFKDLPREQGNLYSLTAFTYLLTQFRVLITYISLMLVPVGQNLDYDYSISASFFEVKTLTSFLILLAIIVTGILLFRKYRLLSFGIFWFFITSAIESSIIPIPNVIFEHRTYLPGIGFFIFLTAIIFYLPKAYQKAGMAVLFLIIIINSYLTVERNKIWKDEVTLYTDVLKKSPEKPRALVNMGLSLYWAGRSDEALPYINKGIERNPDWELPYYNRGVISMEKGQYKESLADYEKAIKLKPDYYGAYNNISIVKYEMGDTTGAIEAIEESLKIYDKFAIGYCTRGMLKTNLGKAQQALADFDKAISLDPDYNNAYHNRGIAKYKLKDMQGACADWHISSKMGNPKSGEFLNRFCR